The DNA window GCTGCACAAGCTCTGCGCCCAAGAAGAGCTGCTAAAGCTCAACATGGTAGATGCAACTACATCGACCGCGGACCTGCTGTTCAGCTCCGGCGATTCGCGCTCCTTGACGGCACGATTGCTGCCTCTTATATTTACACCGATACAGGAAAAATCGGAAGTTGCACCACCGAAGGCTGCTCCTACTCCGAGTCCATTGCCTGTTGCATCTCGCAAAGAGCAGAAGGTGTCTCCACAGAATCTACTTCTGCTGGATGCAGTCTATGATCTGCCTTCACTGCCGCCCTCTCCGCCGGAGTCGCCTTCTCCTGCCGTTGTGCCAACTAATAAGTCTGCTTCCCACGTTCTGCCCATTAAACGCTTTCTTTTCAACGATTTGCCCAAGAATCTAGCTCCTTTAGCCGACAAGGTAAACCTAATCCTTATGAACGCTGATGGATTGCCGCAGACTGGCTACATCACCGCAGCCTACTTCAAGAACGGAAAGGCAGCCGaagaattcaataaaatgCTTAGCTTGGCAGGCAGTCAGGGAGCATGTGACCACAATGCTATTCCGGGTTACGTACCAAAGTAATGTCCTTTCGATATTTGCTTGTCCTTTTCTTATCACACACTTTATCCCAAATTGCAGCGTTGGTGAACTGTGCCTGGCGCTCTTCAACGAAGATAAGAGCTGGTATCGCGGAGTCTGCCAAAAGGTAAAGGACAATATGGTCAAAATTCTATTCTGTGATTTCGGAAACACGGAATATGTGGCCGTGGAGCACCTGAAACCGATTTCTCACGATTTGATATGTGCCGTCAATGCCACGAAGTGCTATATAGATGGTATGCACATAATCCCATTCAATTTCTGCCCAgagcattaataaaaattcattgcAGGCTTCGACAAATCAAAGAATTTTGCGGCTCTGGAGCAATTTCTCTTACGTAAGGCTAAATTCTCGTGTGGCGTTAAGATTGGCCCTGAACCCGATACTCGCCTCATTACAATTCCGGATATGGAGGCTATTCTAAACACACCAACTGCATAATTTTACTTAAGAACTAGCATTCCTTCATGACTAGCATTAGAAGTACATCAAAAGTGTATGTTCAAACATGATTTTGATATTCATTTTCAACGTTAATCGTATTGTACCATTAAGTGCAGACCACAGTCTATTTTCGAACATGGTTTTGACAATCATTCGTTTACATTTATTCCAGCACATAAGAGAGATTTGACTAAGAGTAAGATGTTGATCGTTCATTCagaatttctttaattttttatcaTTGACTGGAATTCATTGTTTGTACTACAAAGAAACTCCAATAAGTAGACTACACTTAAGAGAACAAATATCATCCATTAtcgttattttttttagtttttattatacGGGCAATACCAGCTAACCCCCCCTTATTTATAATGAATGTTTTACACGTTCGTCGATTTCATTTATTAGTTTCTATGCCTACGAACTCGACTGACTCGTAGTGTAATACATCAAATCAATTACAACAGCAATAATGGTATTACaacaaataacaacaacacTCATTGCTCAGCCAGTTTGGCCAGCAGCTCGTCCACAACATCGACATTGCGCACGGAGATTATACCACCTGCATTTCGCTTCCAATCGGTATCGGCTTCAGCATCCTCAATCAGGTACTTCAATGGCACTGCCTTTTGCTCCGCCACACTGGCCGCATAGTCCAGCACATCTCCGCCGAGCGCACGGAGTATGGCTTGCGGAGCACACGTGTCCCACTTGAAGGTGGAGCCTTTGCTAAGCAGATACACATCCACCTCGTGGGTAATCACCTTCAAGGCCTTATGCCCAGCACCAGCGGAGAATGCAAACTCGTAGCCCAGATCGAGGAAACGCTGAAGGATATCGGACTGTTCCGAGCTGGAGAAGATGCCCAAACGGCGGTTCTCATCGCGCGCCTCGAAGTGGCAGTTGTGTGCCCTCACCGTCGGCAGGCAGACGCCCCAGAACATCGAGGAGCTGTACAcgttctcctccagcttcTCCCCGAACGGCTGAGCCACCACTCCCATCACCGGCACTCCGGTGTCCCGTTCGTAGACGCCAATCAGCACGGTGACGCAGTCCAGGCCGGTGGACGTGATGCCGGGAAAGTCGGTGAACATGGTGTCACCCGAAATGTACTCGGCGGTAGCGTCTGCAAAGTATTTCGATATCGGGTGAGTCACAAAAATGTATACACAATTGAGA is part of the Drosophila sechellia strain sech25 chromosome 3R, ASM438219v1, whole genome shotgun sequence genome and encodes:
- the LOC6606457 gene encoding inositol polyphosphate 1-phosphatase; protein product: MSGEQASLLRVLINCAEKAANIARTCRSNGQLLALLVQEKSGSEANERFEHDFKTLADVLIQETIKHEVGALFPAMQDAILGEESPNFTNQLGESVTIAVGATEEDTAACLQAVLSGHDDAASALATEVHRDVSFSSEKLGEIAQLPDELDYGNLGIWIDPIDATAEYISGDTMFTDFPGITSTGLDCVTVLIGVYERDTGVPVMGVVAQPFGEKLEENVYSSSMFWGVCLPTVRAHNCHFEARDENRRLGIFSSSEQSDILQRFLDLGYEFAFSAGAGHKALKVITHEVDVYLLSKGSTFKWDTCAPQAILRALGGDVLDYAASVAEQKAVPLKYLIEDAEADTDWKRNAGGIISVRNVDVVDELLAKLAEQ